The DNA window ATGTATGGTAGCACATGAAAATGTATATGGTAATGTTTTTGTTAATTGAGCTCAGgatcatatttttattattttgaaaaatctagGATTTATTTCGTCATTTAACAAAAGAGATGgttcaattggtaacttttgcaaaacacacgGTCCAAAATACTATTTACCCTAATTTTATACCACGTAGGTGTAGGTAATATTTGAAAAAGAGAATTACTAAAGGGCATCATTAGTGCTTAGTACTCTCGTTCATGTCATAttgttattggtgtaattaagtaacgaatctcatatatattattaagaatataatatttaagaaaTATCGCTAACCTGCGTGCCCATTAGCACCTTGAACACCACTAATCACTAGTCCTCATTAGCACATTCATGTGCTACCATTACCACTAGTGATTAGTGGTGTTCAAGCACCACTACTAGTTGTCATTTCGTGTAATTAAGTGTATCACATATTCGACACCACTAGTACTTAATAGCAATGTTcaatatttttcaaagaaatagGGTTGAatatttctttcaaaaagaaaaagtatgGTTGAACATCGAGTAGATTTTACAAATTTCAGATTCATGGgttttagggaaaaaaattacACCTATACTCGCTCGTGAAGGCCACGTGTTTCATCAGCTCATGAGTTTCGAGTCTTCCCTGAAGGTTGGGGGAGAACAAAGGTTAAAGtccgagagaaagagagagggaaggtgAGCAAGTATTCGTCTGTTCATTAGTAACGAGTTCAACTCAACCCGCctattttatatgaattttctTCAATGATCAAATCTTTTCGCAAGCCAAGTTTGGGCCAAATCCGACCCAAATGTTAACCCTAGAAGCAAGTGTTAACGTGTTATGTTAAAATCTTGAATTTACTAAAATCTTACCAATTCTAACACAACATGTGacacaaaatatttataaaacacACAACTCACATGAATTGTGTCGTGTCAAACCTACTTAATTTCACTGACACAAAGACATTGCATcacaaaaaattgataaaacacAGACTCCATAAATTTGTCTTGCATCAAACCTACAAATCTCATGTTGAATTTGTGTCAAACTAACATATCATAACCCAAATTATGGCCCCCTCAATATCATATCATTCATTCATTGCTCCAAAAACACAAAATCTTAAAGCCATCAACAACCCCCACAACACATCATAGTTGCTTAAGTAATCAATAATGAAAGGTAAAACAAattttaaacccaaaaaaagaaAGATACTCAAAAGAACAAGAAGATGTCCATTTTCCTTTGTTGCCATTTCATTTCCTATTGTCTCCAAATTATGCCGGCGGCTATCACATTCTCTTTATATACAAAAAACAGTCAAAAACCAAGATATGATCAAACCCTTTTACCCACCCAAAATTAAAcactaaaaatattaaaaaaaaaagaaaagaaagagagaccAAAGTTGACTGATGACTAAAaggtaaaaagaaaaattattagtaacttcttgttgttgttgtgtaaTGGGATATGAACAAATTCCTAAAATGCCCCCAAGGCCCCAACCACCAAAGCCCTCTGCTGTGCTGGTATTTGGATTGTGAagtgaactctctctctttctctctctttctcttaagtattattattattaatcataataataataataactatattataataataataataataatactaagtAATAATATAATGTACATTCTATTTTTCTGGGAAACCCCCAAACAGGAGCAATGAGGTATTCACAGGAGGAGGATGGTTATTATGATGATGTCTGTTGTCCCCCGGTTGTTCCGATTTCGCTACTGCTTTAACTGGAACAGCTTCTTCTTTATCCGGGAATGGGAACGAAAGAGACAATTTAAGGGATGAAGAATCGTCTTCCTCTTTAACCTCTATCGGTTTATCTGGAGGAGGCTTCTCCTGTTTGTTTTTCTTATCAACCAAACCCACAAAGAATGGCATAGCTTTGTTACTCTGTAGCGGCGGTTTTGTCTCTGCTCCTAACGCGAGCTCCAAATTTGGAAACCCATCATCGTTTCCGCCCAACACCATATTCTTCCAACCTGCAGAGCTGTTTCCTTGACGTGAATCCACGGGAAAGAAGCGCCTTTCGGTCGTTCCTAAGTCCTCGGGGATGACTTTCTCATCACAAGCTTCGACACATCTCTTCTCCTCTGTTGTAGATAAGTAGGGACTCGAATTCTTCCTATTTGATCCAAGAGAATCTCTACTACAACTATGACTACCACAACCGTACACGTCAGTTGGAACAGTTTTTCGCCTCTTCACGAAAATTTCTTCATCTAACAGCAGATTATTAACTCCATTCCAAGGAGTACTGTTCTGACTTGTAACATTTGAAGCTTGAGGGGCCTCTGAAAGATCTATGTGAGGCCGTTTCCTTTCCATAGAAGAACACTCAACTCCTATGCTGTCCGACGAACACTCAACTTCTATGCTGTTCAAATCCGTTACTAACGCTGTTTTCTTATTCACAAACCCATCATTATCTCCCTGCGCTCCACCACTTCTATTAGTTCCATCTGAAGCCCTACAATCACCGACAGTACTGGCAGTGGCACCAATTCTTCCGTCTAAACTTTTTTCCTCGCAATCTGTTTCTGTAAGTTCTACATCGTCATTTAAAGATGGAAGAATCTTCGGTGTTGAAGATGAGGTATCCTTGATATCGCAATGCATTTTCGTTTCCTCACCTATGTTAGAGCTGTTTGCTTTGGTGATAGCAACAAAAGGTTTCGGCTCTGTGGTCGGCCTGTTCTCTAGAGGACTTATTTCTTGCTGCAGAAACAAGGCCAAAAACACGATAAGCTTAACAAAAGAAAATTCATATATTCTAAATGCTCGAAACATGTTGAAAGACAAATCAATTATTAAAATACCTattggaaaataaataaattcaaaaactgAGGATGACAAAAAAGAACATTACAAAAGTTCAATCTTCCACGTGAAAATCAGATTAGTCAAGCCTGCAACACGTGTTTGCTTAAAAATGTTTCCACCAAGATGAGAAAATGTCAAACACAATCCTGACTATACATATAAAAGTCTTCTCACAGAAAGGGTTTTTTAAATAAGACAAATCTACCCGGAATATAAAAGGCAAACATACTAACAAGAAGAGCAGATTATAATGCCAAACATGATGTAGAGAACTATGAAGGaaacatttttttcttttaaaatatattacgaAAGAAAGGTCAAGTGTCTCACCATTCCGCTTGGAGTGACCACATTGCCTATGTATTTTAAGTCAACTATACTATCTTCCAGAATTGAGTTAGCTTTTAATCCCGAACACACTGGTTCAGAAACTTTTTGGTTGTTGCAATCTCCGCTAATTCCAGCACATGCCTGATCACTTGGACTAGAAGCTAAGACCGGACTACAATATCTGTCACTTGCTGAAGATTCTTCATCTATACACTTGGGTAAACAGAGTGTATCCGACACTGTCATGACAGCTTTAGGTGCATATTTGTCCATGGACATCGTACTATAATTGGGGAGATGTAACTTGGATGAATCAGCGGAACGCGGCCTCCTTGCCCTGAACACACCCCATAAGAAGAATAACATATTCCAACCTGGCAATAGTAGAACAAGTTGGGAAACTCAAATTAATTAGTGTTTAACCTAAATCAAAAGGCACATCAATAACGAGAGGCATGATTACACCGCAacacgaaaataaaaaaatggttGGCTGTTATATTCAACTACAGGTCCATAcccatatatacataaaaatacatcTTTCTGTCCATATAAATCCACAATGGAgtgtttaaatattattatatttttgcatcTAATGTATAAAAGTTGAGTTGCACAAAAATCTCATCTGTGTGCTCGTGCCACAAAGAGTAGTAAATGTAGATAGTTGGCAAACACAGTGATTAATATCCTTTCCTGTTAAAACTTGCAGTAGCCACATAAAAACATGCTATACTATCCTATTTATATTCTGTGTTTTGAGTGTAACGAAATTGAACGGCCagcaatcaaatcaaaacaATTGTTTATAAAGCATGTAGTGAAAAACATATCTTCAAAAATATTCTTACGTTGTGAATTCTCTGGGAGATGATTCGAGGGGAATATTAGAATTTCAACACCCGCAAGATTTCCTTTAAGAGCTAAATCATTCTTGATCATACCATCCAACAAGCCCTTGTAATTTCTCTCATAGCTGCAAGGTAGCAATCATACAAAACTTCAAACTAAGGAATAAAAGTTAAATGTGTGATCAGAACCGATCAAGACTAGAGAATATAAATACTAACCTCTCGAGATCTTTGGCAAAGAAGTAGAGAGCAATGTTGTCATCTTTAGCACCGCCATCATAAAACTGTGCTGGCCATGCACTCAGGCGAGGAACTTCACTCAGTAAGAGTTTCTGTGGAAATTTGCTTGCTACTTCAAGTACCCTGGGGGATGCACAAGTTGATAAATGTGCTTGGATTCCACCACATAAATCGAGAGAGCTGCCACTTCTATTGATCTCAAAACAACCCCTGTACgtgaaaaataacaagaattgaaaaaaatgaaaaaagaaaggAAGGAGAAATAAATAAACTCTGCATATGAAAAACACAAATAAATGGCAATAAAGAGAGTCCTACTGCCAGATGTATTCATATTCTGGAATGGCTGGCGTCTTCAGAAGTTGAGGCGACGTTGCCAGTGCATAACTTATAAAATCCTTCACCATAGGTTTTACGACAGAGGGGACAACTACTTCCGAATCCTCTACTTTACAAGAGAATTTAGAATCTGGTGTAGGCACAGTCTGATGCATCATCTTGCTCGCAGTTGTATGGATAGAATCACAGGCGGTACTCACTGGAACTGCTTGCCGCATTTCATATGTTCCTTCAGGAGGAATAATATTTTTTGGCTTATTTAGAGACAATGTTTGGTCTTGACTGGATatttctgaattcaaatctgaGTTTGGTGTCAAAAGCTCGTCAACTCTTTTTCTTCTATGTATTGCAGGCTTTCTAAGCAAAGCGGCTTGAATTGCATCTTTCAATCTACTGCCCTTTTGTGTCTCCTCCCTAGAACTTCTAGCACCAGAAGAATCAATACCAGAGGCCTGTGAACTTCCACCTGTGCAAGACTCTGCAGAATGGCCGATTTCTTTACATTTTTGACAGACGGTACTTTTAGAACTAGTTGTAATAGTCGGCCTTGGGCGAACAGCAGCGCTCTCCTTTAGTTTCTCTGTCTGTTGTGTTATATCCTGTGATCGAGTTAACCCATCCTCCATAACTCCATCGACATTGTTAGATGGTTTATCAGAATTAAATGAACAGGTAGATAAGGCTTCATCCTTGATGATATTATGATTTGATTTCGCTTCAGTACCAGAGTTGTTAACTCCGCTAGCACAAGAAACTCCGACtacaattcaaaaaataaaaataaaaattcaatacCAAACGCTTACATTactcaacaaaatatatattttaaagcaAGTCAAAAATAATATGTGATGGTATAGATAAGTAGCAACGAAACTATAACAAATGTGATTTTGAAAAACAAATATAGCAACTCAGACACTTCCATCAAAATGTCACATCATACCTGAAGAAACTGGAGTCTCTACAGGTTTACGAGCTAGGTTACCAATTGATTTTGATGTACTTGATTTTCCTTCAGATTGAACTTTTAAATCTCGATTATTACTAGCAAAAGAAATCAGACTGGATTCAACACGAGATGCTTGGTCAGCCTTAGGAGTTGAAACAGTAGAGCTAGTTGTTGAGCAAACAGGGGGGCGATCTAGTCTGGATAAATGTTTTCTCTCAAATGTAGGCCGCTCTCTCACTTGTTTCGATCCTTTTATATCAACAGCAGGGGCAAACCTAGGTGAAAGCATTTTTACTTTCGAATCACCGGCACTTGAGCGCCCCGTGTTTGTAGATTTAAATGACATTGATTTGCTTATCAGTCTTCCAGGCCTCTCCTTCGTATCATGAGACATGTGCTCTTTACTTCCCCTTTGCTTTTCAGGAATAACTTCATCTACAAGTTTAACTTTTGGTTTGGAATTTGAGGCGCTAAATGATTTTGACTTAAACAGTGCTCctgtacaaaaataatatattcttGGTTCTCAGAGAGAGAAGCAACAATAAAAATATGTGGATgaacaaaacaaataaatttaCTCTTACATAAAAAAAGATGGAAAGTAGaacaattacaaaaataaatgtgAAATATGTACAAGTTGCAAAAGGCTGTTTGCTCACCCTTTTGAATGTGATGACCAGCTGCAGGAGAGCGTGAACTTTCAAGCATATCATTAGCAGATTGCTTGCCTAAAGATGCCGGTCGCGCAGGCCTTATTCTCTCCCTATCTGAGTTCTTAAATGAAGACTCACGTGATAGCGATGGCACTCTGTTAGAGCTGGAGGATTTAGGTGATCCTACACTTGACTCAAGGGCCTGCCTTTTTGCAGCAGGGGTTGCTTCTAGATTTTCTAAATGTCTCTTGGACGGAACTTGTGTACTTGAACTGGCTTTGCTCATTCTCTTTCCCTCCACTTCTAAAAGTTACACACATATCGATAGAGAATAAGTGTCTTTTCACAATAGAATAgaattttaaagcattttttacTCTTGAGGCATTACCTTGCTTTTGGCTATTGATTTCTTCAGCAAACTTGCATTCTTCGCACATCCAATTACTTCCAGGAACCTTCCTCAGCATTTTTCGCATGCAATAGCTATTATAGCAATAGAAATGTCAAAATGTGAATTCAAATAATCCTAACAAACAAAGCAACAAAAAATACACCAACAGAAGAATACATGTGAAGAGGATGGATTAATCTTACGTATGTTCTGCGCCATCACTACACCTACTACATATAGCTAGCATATCTTCACGACCAGCATCCCCGCAAATATCACATACTTTAACCTGTTCTCAACAAAAGAAATCAGAGAAGTTAATGACTCAAAATTTGAACACTGTAGTGAAGAAATATGTAATATACAATAAATTCGAATTTATTGGAAAATCTTTGGAAATACCCTgagataaataaaaatattaaaatttatacataAAAGAACTTCAAGAATTTTGGAGTGGAACACAATGTTGTTGTGTTGGTTCAAAACAAATTCAGAAATGAGTTAAGAAAAAATGGTGAAGAGAGACCAAGATGACTGGAATCAAAACTACATTTCCAAGTCACAAACTCCTTCTTCAGTCCTACTGAGACCCACAAAACTAAAGAGCACATCAgtttacatttttctttttcctctttTGAATGCAATTCACAATTCACTTCAGTGAGTCAATGTCTCAAAAATGTATGAAGTCTCATGCTATAACCCTATAACTATTAAGAGACCAAAGGAACCATAATATACAAAGTAAATGAAAAATGCAACAAAAGTCTTCATAGAAAACATAATCACAAGGgaaatgaaacaaaaaaaaaattgtcactatGAGATATATTAATGGAATAAAATAACTTCACTACTTACATCATGCTCCACAATGTCCGATTCATCACTATCATCATATTCGGTTTTCAAAGGAGGTTCCGGCACGTCAAATTCACTTGACTTCTCATCTCTCTCACCTTGACCTGAACATTTCAAAGTTTTGCCTGTTGACTCCTGAATATCACTAGTGATCTCTGCTTCCAGCTTCGGTGATATTGTTGTGGGATTATCAGTATGGACAGGAGATTTCTGAGAAGAAACACCATCAACAGCTGCTGCAGCTCCTTTCGATGAGGCACCAATTTGTTCAGAAGTGCAATCAACTAATTTTTCCTGTAAATACGCATCAAACCTCCTCAAAAGTCAGTAAAGTGTAATTTAAGTGGCAAATATTAACACTGCAAGGACAAAAGTAGAAGCATTGCACCTTAGAGTAGCTACTGCTAGCATCTGCATCTTTTGAAACTGGCGTCTCACATACTTTTGACTCGTGTCTCTTTTTTGATTCTTCTAAACCTAAATTACTAACTGAAGCTGAACTACCTGAAAGAGTTTTCTTGTCTACATTCTTGCTACTATTACTGATTGCAACATATGTGTCATTAGCTCTACTAACACATGAAATGTCATCATCATGAGCTTCTACAACTTTGGAATCCTCGCACTTAATTGAGAAACCTTGTGGGTAAGTACGAACTGCTTTAGGGGGAACTCCAATCTCTCCATTAATTCCACCAGAGACCACGGGAGGCACCTCAGTGTCTAAAGCCTTAGATCTTACGCCTGCTTTGCTGTCAGCATTTTCAGATAACGAATCATGACTAGAACTAACACTCATTAGGTTGCTTGTTTCACTGTTTGCTTGCTGTAAACTGTCACATGTCTTATTCTTAAAGGAAGATGAGGTGTCACCCACATTCACAGAGTACTGGCTAGCAACATTTACAACACGACCAGTTTCGTCAGAAAATTCTTCAGTTTTTGAAGCCATGAGAGATCGATTAAAGTGCATACACAATGAACAAGGAGCAGCACAAACGTTACAAGCCCCAGACTCGCCTTTCATAGGAACTTTATGGCTCATGGAATGTTCACTGAATCCGTTTTCAGATACAGATGAAACCTAATAAGAAAAATGCATAAACTTagaacataatgaataaaaaacaCCCACAACTGGCTTTAATTACATTATCTACAGATGATAACCAACTTAGGTTAGAGAAGAGTACTAAAGATGTATTATCCATTTGTCCTAAACTACTACGTTTGATCAACAAGTTAAAATGTTTGTACAGAAATAAACAACAGATCAACCTAAGCTAGCAAATATAATGGTTATTGATTCAAATCTAAATAGGGAGTTACACTTAATGCCCTGGAATGCGCTTTGGGCAGTTACTTGCTTTTGAACCACTGCTAAATAACTAAAAGAGCTGAAGCTCACGTTTCcataatgaaaaagaaaattgaagCGTTCAACACATACAACAAAAGCCCATAAACAAGAGCAAGAAAACAAAGGGTTTTAGCTATAGCTTGATCAAACAACAGAGGATTTTACACTACTACGTTTAATGGgcaatttaaaagaaataatccACGATCAACCTAAGCTACCAGATATAATGGCTATTGGTTCAAATCAAAATAGGGAGTTACTTGCCCTCCCACCATTGAAAACCAAATTGTAGCCTTTCCCTACATGAAACAAAAGCCCATAAAAAACGAGCAAGAAATTCCACTTCTTATAACACATGTAGCTCGATCCAACAAACAACAGAGGATTTTAGCagaaaaacaaagttacaacAAAAAGAAAATGGTAGAAAAGACAGAAGAATGTATGTAGAAAGTAGAATTACCCTGCTATCTCACCATATTCCTCTGAGTATCATGATCAATGTCATCATCAGAATGACCTTGCATGCGATGACTCCCTCTCAAGACTGGTGTGATCTAAAAAGCACATCAAATTACATTAATTACAACCCCACTAATCCATAAACCACTTAGCAAGAACATGTAATGAACAAACATCACCCAAAATTAAATCaatcaaattaaaagaaaaaaaacccaAATGACTAAAAAAGAGAAACCCTAATTAAAAAAGGATTCCATGCCTTTGGTTCCAAAATCATCTGGGTGTGGTGGTAAAGGTCTAGGAATAGGCGTTCGTTGGGGTTTGGCATCCTCAGTTAAAGGATCGGAAGAGAGCGAATCACAAAGAAAGGTCTGAAAGTGGGAATTAATTACAGAAATTGACAGGTTTCGATGTTCATCTCAGAACAATATCGAAGAAGATTGAAAGAAAGAACAAAACCCTAAATTGGTTAAGAATTGAAATCGAAATTAGAGGTATTATCGATAGGGCAAACCACAATCCGAAACTAtgtatcaatcaatccatccaTCCATCCATATATTCATCTATCTATCTAAATACATACGTGACAAAGAAAGAGGATCCTATACCCATACACCTATACATatataggtatatatatatacacaaatacatacatatacaaatTGTTAAGTGTATGTATAGTGTAGATAGAGTAGTAGAATCATGAAAttggtaaataattttttatcatatataaaaatatatataatatatatatgtatagatacAGTGAGAGAAAAGGAAAATGGGTAGAGTACCTCTAAAGAAAGCAAACTTGTTCTTCTTCAGACTGTTAATCTGTGATCTGACTACTGAAATTTCTTGTCCATTTCATTTCATCTGCATATTATTATAGAAGACgtgtgtatatatacatatatgtatacatgtatatatatatatatatatatatagtgaatAAGGTTTTTGAGAAGAGAAGGAAAATGTTCCcttctgaaaacgaaaataggtaaatattaattctcttcaattttttttttaatttgcatctaataaaattataaatacactttattattaaaaaaaatataaacttaattttttactaaattactcttaatatttttttaaaattttttcttcacattattttatgttaatttgaatacttgattttattttcataattttttttaactcatgtacatagttttttttttatttttttctaagaaaatttcatataattttttattttaattttttttatcataatatctaaaatataatttaattttgtttgataggtatatttttttaaaatataaattagaagaaaaaagtttaaaaaacttagtataattaaagatataaattttatataaaataaaaattattaaaatagggtGTCTTTAGAAAATTTTAGGTGTAAATAAAACTTCCATTtccttttttatattattattataacaaaTTCTTTCTTTGCCCTTTGttttttctaaataataataaaattttattaatgacAATCAACGAAATTAATAGTCTGCAATTCAATTCAATCAAGATATTTCTCCATTAGAgatgactaaaattaaaattaaaaaaacgagTCATATAATTAGTTGTCTAATTCTTAGATTATTTGATAAAAAGACTAAAATAAgatcggtaaaaaaaaattgcagcaTCACAATTAACCTTAAAAAAtctatattttgttttatttacctctcaaaagacacaacaataaaaattattgtaaaataACCTTGGTGTTCtctatattatcattattattattattaagaattttattagtacttaaaaatttataaatacaccatattttaataatttttatcttacataaatatatattattaattatattagtttttttaaaaaaaaaatttcaattcatatttttaaaaattatacatttcaaaaaaaaaaattattatattttaaatattataataaaaaagttaaaataaaaaattatgtgaaattttatttgaaaaaaaatatacatgctCTTTAAAAAGATTATGTTAATGAAATTAAAGTAAGTAGTGAAATTAACATGAATTGGTGTGAgaagaaaatttagaaaaatatattatcatttaagtttaatttttaaggaattacttcatatattatttttttaatttttttaaaatttacagttTGAGTTACTCTGATGATTTCTATGTGGGTTGTTATACGGATTTTGATTGCGATATAGGGTTActatagaattccgtaaaaatacaaaaaaaaaatattttaaagtataaaaataaataaataaaaaaaacccaaaatatttgggtgtaattattattttatggagTACAAATATAACTCATCATattcatatttattattatagaaaATTCCTTTTTTGCCCTTggtgctttattattattattattatttatttcatcacattttttaaaagatttaaagatattgtattttattttttcaaaaataatatattatataatatttatattattttttaatttaatttatttcttttacGCGGAGTCACTCGTAATCGTGTAGGAGGTGGAAGCGGAAGAAGAAGGCGGAGGCGGCCATTGGGCCTTTGTTGGGCTTTTCTATGGGCTTCTTTCTTCTCTTTACATTTGGGCTTTTTAATGGGCTTCTATCTTCTATGGCTCCTCTTTTATTTGTGCATATGCCATTCCTACAACATTTTTGCCTATTTTACACAAAAATAGGACATtctttttgatatattttaatgaaaaaatggATTTACATATGAGTTTAATTtcggaataattacataagacactattttttgtaaaaaaaattacatttttacgtttagagaattttattttacaattttacgattttttatagaaacaacacgaaaacaacaagaaaactagcaacatgaaaataacatctaaataacaaTTTAGatgtaattggaggtaattacacaatttagtATGTTTATCTGACCATGTAATTATACTGTAATTGTGTAATTGGAAATTATTGATGAGTTCCAATTACACTCTTCAATTCTCATTGCCCCATGaaaattgaatgtaattacaaCGTGAAATTACAAAAAACTTTCTGTTTTAAATATTAgctacaaaattaaataattattacccTAATAATTAGACTGTATAGTAATCACATAGTTATTTCCAAACACATGATTTGGTTTTGAGTGAAATGGATTCATATATTAGAAGTTATTGTCATGGTTTGTGAATCTTATATCTAACTAATTATATGTACTTTcaattatttgtgtttaatgagATTCTTGTACATTAAATAATTACCTAACCTTAATTCgtagtaaaataatataatttttaaagtaaattgtggtataaatatttaaatttttagtttgtaggtgatataaatttaataattttttagcgATATAACTACATAAGTACTAAATGTtagtaaaagtgtaattt is part of the Cannabis sativa cultivar Pink pepper isolate KNU-18-1 chromosome 5, ASM2916894v1, whole genome shotgun sequence genome and encodes:
- the LOC115716575 gene encoding protein PARALOG OF AIPP2 isoform X1, encoding MPNPNERLFLDLYHHTQMILEPKITPVLRGSHRMQGHSDDDIDHDTQRNMVSSVSENGFSEHSMSHKVPMKGESGACNVCAAPCSLCMHFNRSLMASKTEEFSDETGRVVNVASQYSVNVGDTSSSFKNKTCDSLQQANSETSNLMSVSSSHDSLSENADSKAGVRSKALDTEVPPVVSGGINGEIGVPPKAVRTYPQGFSIKCEDSKVVEAHDDDISCVSRANDTYVAISNSSKNVDKKTLSGSSASVSNLGLEESKKRHESKVCETPVSKDADASSSYSKEKLVDCTSEQIGASSKGAAAAVDGVSSQKSPVHTDNPTTISPKLEAEITSDIQESTGKTLKCSGQGERDEKSSEFDVPEPPLKTEYDDSDESDIVEHDVKVCDICGDAGREDMLAICSRCSDGAEHTYCMRKMLRKVPGSNWMCEECKFAEEINSQKQEVEGKRMSKASSSTQVPSKRHLENLEATPAAKRQALESSVGSPKSSSSNRVPSLSRESSFKNSDRERIRPARPASLGKQSANDMLESSRSPAAGHHIQKGALFKSKSFSASNSKPKVKLVDEVIPEKQRGSKEHMSHDTKERPGRLISKSMSFKSTNTGRSSAGDSKVKMLSPRFAPAVDIKGSKQVRERPTFERKHLSRLDRPPVCSTTSSTVSTPKADQASRVESSLISFASNNRDLKVQSEGKSSTSKSIGNLARKPVETPVSSVGVSCASGVNNSGTEAKSNHNIIKDEALSTCSFNSDKPSNNVDGVMEDGLTRSQDITQQTEKLKESAAVRPRPTITTSSKSTVCQKCKEIGHSAESCTGGSSQASGIDSSGARSSREETQKGSRLKDAIQAALLRKPAIHRRKRVDELLTPNSDLNSEISSQDQTLSLNKPKNIIPPEGTYEMRQAVPVSTACDSIHTTASKMMHQTVPTPDSKFSCKVEDSEVVVPSVVKPMVKDFISYALATSPQLLKTPAIPEYEYIWQGCFEINRSGSSLDLCGGIQAHLSTCASPRVLEVASKFPQKLLLSEVPRLSAWPAQFYDGGAKDDNIALYFFAKDLESYERNYKGLLDGMIKNDLALKGNLAGVEILIFPSNHLPENSQRWNMLFFLWGVFRARRPRSADSSKLHLPNYSTMSMDKYAPKAVMTVSDTLCLPKCIDEESSASDRYCSPVLASSPSDQACAGISGDCNNQKVSEPVCSGLKANSILEDSIVDLKYIGNVVTPSGMQEISPLENRPTTEPKPFVAITKANSSNIGEETKMHCDIKDTSSSTPKILPSLNDDVELTETDCEEKSLDGRIGATASTVGDCRASDGTNRSGGAQGDNDGFVNKKTALVTDLNSIEVECSSDSIGVECSSMERKRPHIDLSEAPQASNVTSQNSTPWNGVNNLLLDEEIFVKRRKTVPTDVYGCGSHSCSRDSLGSNRKNSSPYLSTTEEKRCVEACDEKVIPEDLGTTERRFFPVDSRQGNSSAGWKNMVLGGNDDGFPNLELALGAETKPPLQSNKAMPFFVGLVDKKNKQEKPPPDKPIEVKEEDDSSSLKLSLSFPFPDKEEAVPVKAVAKSEQPGDNRHHHNNHPPPVNTSLLLFGGFPEK